One Burkholderia vietnamiensis LMG 10929 genomic window carries:
- a CDS encoding carboxyl transferase domain-containing protein, whose amino-acid sequence MPIIESKLNPRSEDFRANAAALEAVVADLRAKIEQLAQGGGQAARDKHLARGKLLPRDRIAQLLDPGAPFLELSQLAANGMYNDDAPGAGLITGIGRIAGRECVIVCNDATVKGGTYYPMTVKKHLRAQEIAAENRLPCVYLVDSGGANLPNQDDVFPDRDHFGRIFYNQATMSAAGIAQIAVVMGSCTAGGAYVPAMSDESIIVKNQGTIFLGGPPLVKAATGEEVSAEDLGGGDVHTRLSGVVDHLAQNDAHALSIARNIVSHLAPKIAAPVALREPKPPRYDARSLYGAIPVDTRKPFDVREVIARIVDDSEFDEFKARFGTTLVTGFAHIWGHPVGIVANNGILFSESAVKGAHFIELCCQRKIPLVFLQNITGFMVGRKYENEGIARHGAKMVTAVSNAKVPKFTVIIGGSFGAGNYGMCGRAFGARFLWMWPNARISVMGGEQAASVLATVRRDGIEAKGGTWSADEEEAFKQPIRDQYERQGHPYYASARLWDDGVIDPAQTRDVLGLGLAASMNAPIDETRFGVFRM is encoded by the coding sequence ATGCCGATCATCGAATCGAAACTGAACCCGCGCTCGGAAGACTTCCGCGCGAACGCCGCGGCGCTGGAGGCCGTCGTCGCCGATCTGCGCGCGAAGATCGAACAGCTCGCGCAAGGCGGCGGCCAGGCCGCGCGCGACAAGCACCTCGCGCGCGGCAAACTGCTGCCGCGCGACCGGATCGCCCAGCTGCTCGACCCCGGTGCGCCGTTCCTCGAGCTGTCGCAGCTCGCCGCGAACGGGATGTACAACGACGACGCGCCGGGCGCGGGCCTGATCACCGGGATCGGCCGCATCGCCGGCCGCGAATGCGTGATCGTGTGCAACGACGCGACGGTCAAGGGCGGCACCTACTACCCGATGACCGTGAAGAAGCATCTGCGCGCGCAGGAAATCGCCGCGGAAAACCGCCTGCCGTGTGTGTACCTCGTCGATTCGGGCGGCGCGAACCTGCCGAATCAGGACGACGTGTTTCCCGATCGCGACCACTTCGGCCGGATCTTCTACAACCAGGCGACGATGTCGGCCGCGGGCATCGCGCAGATCGCGGTCGTGATGGGCTCGTGCACGGCCGGCGGCGCGTACGTGCCGGCGATGAGCGACGAGTCGATCATCGTGAAGAACCAGGGGACGATTTTCCTCGGCGGACCGCCGCTCGTGAAGGCCGCGACCGGCGAGGAAGTGAGCGCCGAGGATCTCGGCGGCGGCGACGTGCACACGCGGCTGTCGGGCGTGGTCGACCACCTCGCGCAGAACGACGCGCACGCGCTGTCGATCGCCCGCAACATCGTCAGCCATCTCGCGCCGAAGATCGCCGCGCCGGTCGCGCTGCGCGAGCCGAAGCCGCCGCGCTACGACGCGCGCAGCCTGTACGGCGCGATTCCGGTCGATACGCGCAAGCCGTTCGACGTGCGCGAGGTGATCGCGCGGATCGTCGACGATTCGGAATTCGATGAATTCAAGGCGCGCTTCGGCACGACGCTCGTCACGGGCTTCGCGCACATCTGGGGCCATCCGGTCGGGATCGTCGCGAACAACGGCATCCTGTTCTCCGAATCGGCCGTGAAGGGCGCGCATTTCATCGAGCTGTGCTGCCAGCGCAAGATCCCGCTCGTGTTCCTGCAGAACATCACCGGCTTCATGGTCGGCCGCAAGTACGAGAACGAAGGCATCGCGCGCCACGGCGCGAAGATGGTGACGGCCGTGTCGAACGCGAAGGTGCCGAAGTTCACGGTGATCATCGGCGGCTCGTTCGGCGCGGGCAACTACGGAATGTGCGGCCGCGCGTTCGGCGCGCGCTTCCTGTGGATGTGGCCGAACGCGCGTATCTCGGTGATGGGCGGCGAGCAGGCGGCCTCGGTGCTCGCCACCGTGCGTCGCGACGGGATCGAGGCGAAGGGCGGCACGTGGTCGGCCGACGAAGAGGAAGCGTTCAAGCAGCCGATCCGCGATCAATACGAGCGCCAGGGCCATCCGTACTACGCGAGCGCGCGGCTGTGGGACGACGGCGTGATCGATCCGGCGCAGACGCGCGACGTGCTCGGGCTCGGCCTCGCCGCGTCGATGAATGCGCCGATCGACGAGACGCGCTTCGGCGTGTTCCGCATGTGA
- a CDS encoding MarR family winged helix-turn-helix transcriptional regulator produces the protein MEKTNPADVPAFPFDLYDEPGHLIRRAHQIAVAMFYEKLGRDVTPVQYAVLRMLQESPGLDQVTLAQRVALDTSTTADLAARLEAKGLIVREVLPRRQRRLLLTPAGVELLTHLIPSVQALRAGLFDGMGEDDSRELVRLLRKFVHLNNEQSRAPLRAADAS, from the coding sequence ATGGAAAAAACGAACCCCGCCGACGTGCCGGCTTTCCCGTTCGATCTGTACGACGAACCGGGGCACCTGATCCGGCGCGCGCACCAGATCGCGGTGGCGATGTTCTACGAGAAGCTGGGGCGCGACGTCACGCCGGTGCAGTACGCGGTGCTGAGGATGCTCCAGGAAAGCCCCGGGCTCGACCAGGTGACGCTGGCGCAGCGCGTCGCGCTCGACACGTCGACGACCGCCGATCTGGCGGCGCGCCTCGAAGCGAAAGGGTTGATCGTGCGCGAAGTGCTGCCGCGGCGGCAGCGGCGCCTGCTGTTGACGCCGGCGGGCGTCGAACTGCTCACGCATCTGATTCCGTCGGTGCAGGCGTTGCGCGCGGGCCTGTTCGACGGGATGGGCGAAGACGACTCACGCGAACTGGTGCGGCTGTTGCGCAAGTTCGTCCATTTGAACAACGAGCAAAGCCGCGCGCCGTTGCGGGCCGCGGACGCGTCGTAG
- a CDS encoding isovaleryl-CoA dehydrogenase: MINLPGVQFMLGEDIEMLRDAVATFAAKEITPRAAEVDRTDQFPMDLWKKFGDLGVLGMTVSEEYGGANLGYTAHMVAMEEISRASASIGLSYGAHSNLCVNQIHRNGSDAQKRKYLPKLVSGEHIGALAMSEPNAGSDVVSMKLRADKHGDRYVLNGTKMWITNGPDCDTLVVYAKTDVDAGSRGITAFIVEKGMNGFSVAQKLDKLGMRGSHTGELVFQDVEVPEENILGQLNGGVKVLMSGLDYERAVLSGGPTGIMAACLDAVVPYIHDRKQFGQSIGEFQLIQGKVADMYTTFQACRAYLYAVGRHLDSAGSDHLRQVRKDCAGVILYTAEKATWMAGEAIQILGGNGYINEYPVGRLWRDAKLYEIGAGTSEIRRMLIGRELFAETM, from the coding sequence ATGATCAACCTGCCTGGCGTGCAATTCATGCTCGGTGAAGACATCGAGATGCTGCGCGACGCCGTCGCGACGTTCGCGGCGAAGGAAATCACGCCGCGCGCGGCGGAGGTCGACCGCACCGACCAGTTTCCGATGGATCTGTGGAAGAAGTTCGGCGATCTCGGCGTGCTCGGCATGACCGTCTCCGAGGAATACGGCGGCGCGAACCTGGGCTACACGGCGCACATGGTCGCGATGGAGGAGATCTCGCGCGCCTCGGCGTCGATCGGCCTGTCGTACGGCGCGCACTCGAACCTGTGCGTGAACCAGATCCACCGCAACGGCAGCGACGCGCAAAAGCGCAAGTACCTGCCGAAGCTCGTGTCGGGCGAACACATCGGCGCGCTCGCGATGAGCGAGCCGAACGCCGGCTCCGACGTCGTCAGCATGAAGCTGCGCGCGGACAAGCACGGCGACCGCTACGTGCTCAACGGCACGAAGATGTGGATCACCAACGGCCCCGACTGCGACACGCTGGTGGTCTACGCGAAGACGGACGTCGACGCCGGCTCGCGCGGCATCACCGCGTTCATCGTCGAGAAGGGGATGAACGGCTTCTCGGTCGCGCAGAAGCTCGACAAGCTCGGCATGCGCGGCTCGCACACGGGCGAGCTGGTGTTCCAGGACGTCGAGGTGCCGGAGGAGAACATCCTCGGCCAGCTCAACGGCGGCGTGAAGGTGCTGATGAGCGGCCTCGACTACGAGCGCGCGGTGCTGTCGGGCGGCCCGACGGGCATCATGGCCGCGTGTCTCGACGCGGTGGTCCCGTATATCCACGACCGCAAGCAGTTCGGCCAGTCGATCGGCGAATTCCAGCTGATCCAGGGCAAGGTCGCCGACATGTACACGACGTTCCAGGCGTGCCGCGCGTATCTGTACGCGGTCGGCCGCCATCTCGACTCGGCCGGCAGCGACCACCTGCGCCAGGTGCGCAAGGACTGTGCGGGCGTGATCCTGTACACGGCCGAGAAGGCCACCTGGATGGCCGGCGAGGCGATCCAGATCCTCGGCGGCAACGGCTACATCAACGAATATCCGGTCGGCCGGCTGTGGCGCGATGCGAAGCTGTACGAGATCGGCGCCGGCACCAGCGAGATCCGCCGCATGCTGATCGGCCGCGAGCTGTTCGCGGAAACGATGTAA
- a CDS encoding aromatic ring-hydroxylating oxygenase subunit alpha has product MFLKNAWYVACTPDEIDGKPLGRKICNESMVFYRAADGRVAALEDFCPHRGAPLSLGFVRDGVLVCGYHGLEMGCNGKTAAMPGQRVGGFPAIRSFPVVERYGFVWVWPGDASRADPAALPALTWADDPAWAHGGGLYHIRCDYRLMIDNLMDLTHETYVHATSIGQKEIDEAPPKTTSHGDEVVTSRFMHNVMPPPFWQMALRGNGLADDVPVDRWQICRFTPPSHVMIEVGVAHAGHGGYDAPAEHKASSIVVDFITPETDGSIWYFWGMARNFRPDDDALTATIREGQGKIFAEDLEMLERQQRNLEQWPERKLLKLNIDAGGVLSRKVIDRLLAAEEAAGAPSAAGAVVRIEAAS; this is encoded by the coding sequence GTGTTTCTCAAGAACGCTTGGTACGTGGCATGCACGCCCGATGAAATCGACGGCAAGCCGCTCGGCCGCAAAATCTGCAACGAATCGATGGTGTTCTATCGCGCGGCGGACGGCCGCGTCGCCGCGCTCGAGGATTTCTGCCCGCACCGCGGCGCGCCGCTGTCGCTCGGCTTCGTGCGCGACGGCGTGCTCGTCTGCGGCTATCACGGGCTGGAGATGGGCTGCAACGGCAAGACGGCGGCGATGCCCGGCCAGCGCGTCGGCGGCTTTCCGGCGATCCGCAGCTTTCCGGTGGTCGAGCGTTACGGCTTCGTGTGGGTGTGGCCGGGCGATGCGTCCCGCGCCGATCCGGCCGCCCTGCCCGCGCTGACGTGGGCCGACGATCCGGCGTGGGCGCACGGCGGCGGCCTGTATCACATCCGTTGCGACTACCGGCTGATGATCGACAACCTGATGGACCTCACGCACGAGACCTACGTGCACGCGACGAGCATCGGCCAGAAGGAAATCGACGAAGCACCGCCGAAGACCACCAGCCACGGCGACGAAGTCGTCACGAGCCGCTTCATGCACAACGTGATGCCGCCGCCGTTCTGGCAGATGGCGCTGCGCGGCAACGGGCTCGCCGACGACGTGCCGGTCGACCGCTGGCAGATCTGCCGCTTCACGCCACCGAGCCACGTGATGATCGAAGTGGGCGTCGCGCATGCGGGCCACGGCGGCTACGACGCGCCGGCGGAGCACAAGGCGTCGTCGATCGTCGTCGATTTCATCACGCCGGAAACCGACGGTTCGATCTGGTATTTCTGGGGAATGGCGCGCAACTTCCGGCCCGACGACGATGCGCTGACCGCGACGATCCGCGAAGGCCAGGGCAAGATCTTCGCCGAGGATCTCGAGATGCTCGAGCGCCAGCAGCGCAATCTCGAGCAATGGCCCGAGCGCAAGCTGCTGAAGCTCAATATCGACGCGGGCGGCGTGCTGTCGCGCAAGGTGATCGACCGGTTGCTCGCCGCCGAGGAGGCGGCCGGCGCGCCGTCGGCCGCGGGTGCGGTCGTGCGGATCGAGGCGGCGTCGTGA
- a CDS encoding TetR/AcrR family transcriptional regulator: MTDARPDTMTATAKAERAEPSRAPAGRKSQQRVQDILRAGREVFAEKGYEHATAAEIAQRVGVSEATVFSYFRGKRELCARVIADWYDEIIAAFELGMPQEASVQQQFAFIVRTHLRLMLVNGTGLCALVLSEGRAKQHALSDELTALQRRYTAPLMDVLARGQAAGQVRGDMPLSLLRSMVFGPIEHVLWDAILGHRKLDTETTATQLIDMLWAAVQPPAPEQAALVRFRNEVAEAMRRLEGHAPEA, from the coding sequence ATGACAGACGCCCGCCCCGACACCATGACCGCCACCGCCAAAGCCGAGCGCGCCGAGCCGTCGCGCGCCCCCGCCGGGCGCAAGTCCCAGCAGCGCGTGCAGGACATCCTGCGCGCCGGGCGCGAGGTGTTCGCCGAAAAGGGCTACGAGCATGCGACGGCTGCCGAGATCGCGCAGCGCGTCGGCGTGTCGGAGGCGACGGTGTTCAGCTATTTCCGCGGCAAGCGCGAGCTGTGTGCGCGCGTGATCGCCGACTGGTACGACGAGATCATCGCCGCGTTCGAACTCGGCATGCCGCAGGAAGCGTCGGTGCAGCAGCAGTTCGCGTTCATCGTGCGCACGCACCTGCGGCTGATGCTGGTGAACGGCACGGGGCTGTGTGCGCTGGTGCTGTCGGAAGGCCGCGCGAAGCAGCATGCGCTGAGCGACGAGCTGACCGCGCTGCAGCGCCGCTACACGGCGCCGCTGATGGATGTGCTGGCGCGCGGCCAGGCGGCCGGCCAGGTGCGCGGCGACATGCCGCTGAGCTTGCTGCGCTCGATGGTGTTCGGGCCGATCGAGCACGTGCTGTGGGACGCGATCCTCGGGCACCGAAAGCTCGACACGGAAACGACGGCCACGCAGCTGATCGACATGCTGTGGGCGGCCGTGCAGCCGCCCGCGCCGGAGCAGGCGGCGCTGGTGCGCTTCAGGAACGAGGTGGCCGAAGCGATGCGCCGGCTGGAAGGACACGCGCCGGAGGCATGA